One part of the Malus sylvestris chromosome 2, drMalSylv7.2, whole genome shotgun sequence genome encodes these proteins:
- the LOC126593808 gene encoding dnaJ homolog subfamily C GRV2-like isoform X3, whose product MFAIEFNDGCPIHVYASTSRDSLLVAVRDQLQTEGQCAVTVLPRLTMPGHRIDPPCGRVQLQFGLQRPVADMESASMHLKHLAAAAKDAVSEGGSIPGSRAKLWRRIREFNACIPYSGVPSNIEVPEVTLMALITMLPSTPNLPPESPPLPPPSPKAAATVIGFIACLRRLLASRTASSHVMSFPAAVGRIMGLLRNGSEGVAAEAAGLVAVLIGGGPGDTNILTDSKGEQHATIMHTKSVLFANHGYAIILSNRLKPMSVSPLLSMAVVEVLEAMICEPHGETTQYTVFVELLRQVAGLKRRLFALFGHPAESVRETVAVIMRTIAEEDAIAAESMRDAALRDGALLRHLVHAFFLPPGERREVSRQLVALWADSYQPALDLLSRVLPPGLVAYLHTRPDGTQLEDSNQEGSLTSRRQRRLLQQRKGRAGRGSTSQEHSLPGDPMTQTGGGASKADNYQRSALDSSSGQASTLQSSIAQSQTGENLTTEVSTGGPQNNHSTFVSSTDVQSTSIHEAVEANTSISTDSDSNTTGFQNTGLPAPAQVVVENTPVGSGRLLCNWPEFWRAFSLDHNRADLIWNERTRQELRETLQAEVHKLDVEKERTEDIAPGGAMVEIATGQDSVPQISWNYSEFSVRYPSLSKEVCVGQYYLRLLLESGSVGRAQDFPLRDPVAFFRALYHRFLCDADIGLTVDGAVPDEMGASDDWCDMGRLDGFGGGGGYSVRELCARAMAIVYEQHYKTVGPFEGTAHITVLLDRTDDRALRHRLLLLLKALMKVLSNVEACVLVGGCVLAVDMLTVAHEASERTAIPLQSNLIAATAFMEPLKEWMFIDKEGAQVGPVEKDAIRRFWSKKDINWTTRCWASGMLDWKRLRDIRELRWALAVRVPVLTPTQIGEAALSILHSMVSAHSDLDDAGEIVTPTPRVKGILSSPRCLPHIAQAMLSGEPSIVEGAASLLKAVVTRNPKAMIRLYNTGAFYFALAYPGSNLLSIAQLFSMTHVHQAFHGGEEAAVSSSLPLAKRSVLGGLLPASLLYVLERSGPAAFAAAMVSDSDTPEIIWTHKMRAENLIRQVLQHLGDFPQKLSQHCHSLYEYAPMPPVTYPELRDEMWCHRYYLRNLCDEIRFPNWPIVEHVEFLQSLLVMWREELTRRPMDLSEEEACKILEISLEDVSNDDADPTHTVEMGEEISSISKQIENIDEEKLKRQYRKLAMRYHPDKNPEGREKFLAVQKAYERLQATMQGLQGPKPWRLLLLLKGQCILYRRYGVILEPFKYAGYPMLLNAVTVDKDDNNFLSSDRAPLLVAASELIWLTCASSALNGEELVRDGGIQLLANLLSRCMCVVQPSTAASEPSAIIVTNVMRTFCVLSKFESAWAEILEYSGLVDDIVHCTELELVPSAVDAALQTIAHVSVSTELQDALLKAGVLWYLLPVLLQYDSTAEESDATESHGVGASVQIAKNMHAVRASQALSRLSGLCSDGSSTPYNQTAADALRALLTPKLASMLKDQAPKDLLSKLNNNLESPEIIWNSSTRAELLKFVDQQRASQGPDGSYDMKDSHLFGYKALSKELYVGNVYLRVYNDQPDFEISEPEAFCVALVDFIAYLVHNQCATDSEIKDVPNQNGSSLETSEDSNDTTIGSTGEQKTPAEDSALSNGQVVDKEESEGVKNLKFALNSLKNLLTSRPNLASIFSTKDKLLPLFECFSVPVASESNIPQRCLSVLSLLTTYAPCLEAMVADGSSLLLLLQMLHSAPACREGVLHVLYALASTPELAWAAAKHGGVVYILELLLPLQEEISLQQRAAAASLLGKLVGQPMHGPRVAITLARFLPDGLISVIRDGPGEAVVVALEQTTETPELVWTPAMATSLSAQIATMASDLYREQMKGRVVDWDVPEQASGQQEMRDEPQVGGIYVRLFLKDPKFPLRNPKRFLEGLLDQYLTSIAATHYDTQAVDPELPLLLSAALVSLLRVHPALADHVGYLGYVPKLVAAVAYEGRRETMASEEVNNGNYVDKTDESDDGSTQPTQTPQERVRLSCLRVLHQLAASTICAEAMAATSVGTPQVVPLLMKAIGWQGGSILALETLKRVVVAGNRARDALVAQGLKVGLVDVLLGLLDWRAGGRNGLCSQMKWNESEASIGRVLAIEVLHAFATEGAHCTKVRDLLNSSDVWSAYKDQKHDLFLPSSAQSAAAGVAGLIESSSSRLAYALPAPPPQPAPSRPPASTSSDLNGKLDHLS is encoded by the exons ATGTTTGCAATTGAGTTCAATGATGGGTGCCCCATCCAT GTTTATGCAAGCACGTCTCGTGATAGCCTACTTGTAGCAGTTCGGGATCAGTTGCAAACAGAA GGCCAATGTGCAGTGACTGTGTTACCAAGATTGACAATGCCTGGCCATCGCATTGATCCACCTTGCGGGAGAGTCCAATTACAGTTTGGACTCCAGCGGCCTGTTGCAGATATGGAGAGTGCATCTATGCATTTGAAACACTTAGCAGCAGCTGCCAAAGATGCAGTTTCTGAAGGTGGTTCTATTCCTGGATCAAGAGCTAAGCTATGGCGTAGAATAAGAGAGTTCAATGCATGTATACCATATAGTGGAGTTCCTTCTAACATAGAAGTACCTGAGGTGACTTTGATGGCTTTAATAACAATGCTTCCATCTACGCCAAATCTTCCTCCAGAGTCCCCTCCCTTACCTCCCCCTTCACCTAAAGCGGCTGCAACGGTGATAGGCTTTATTGCATGCTTACGTAGATTACTAGCTTCACGAACTGCATCTTCACATGTCATGTCTTTTCCTGCTGCTGTTGGAAGAATAATGGGCTTACTCAGAAATGGTTCAGAGGGTGTAGCTGCTGAAGCAGCAGGCCTCGTCGCAGTACTTATTGGTGGTGGTCCTGGGGATACAAATATACTAACAGATTCTAAAGGAGAGCAGCATGCCACAATCATGCACACAAAGTCAGTGTTGTTTGCTAATCATGGTTATGCTATTATACTCTCCAACAGACTTAAGCCTATGTCTGTATCACCATTATTATCAATGGCTGTTGTGGAGGTTCTTGAGGCAATGATATGTGAACCACATGGTGAGACAACACAATACACAGTGTTTGTTGAGCTGTTACGCCAAGTAGCTGGTTTAAAGCGTCGTTTGTTTGCATTGTTTGGACATCCTGCTGAAAGCGTTAGGGAAACAGTGGCTGTGATTATGCGTACAATTGCGGAAGAAGATGCAATTGCAGCAGAGTCGATGCGTGATGCTGCATTGCGCGATGGTGCTTTACTGAGGCATTTAGTGCACGCGTTCTTCCTTCCTCCTGGTGAGCGTCGTGAAGTTAGTCGACAGCTTGTTGCTCTTTGGGCAGATTCTTATCAACCAGCTCTGGATCTGTTGTCTAGAGTTCTGCCTCCTGGGCTTGTTGCTTATTTGCACACACGTCCTGATGGAACTCAACTGGAAGATTCTAATCAAGAAGGATCCTTGACCAGCAGAAGGCAGAGACGCTTACTCCAACAGCGGAAAGGTCGTGCAGGGAGAGGATCAACATCTCAAGAACATTCCTTACCTGGTGATCCCATGACACAGACAGGTGGTGGTGCTTCTAAGGCTGATAACTATCAAAGATCTGCACTGGATTCGAGTTCTGGACAGGCTTCTACTCTCCAATCTTCTATTGCTCAAAGTCAAACAGGTGAAAATTTGACCACCGAAGTCTCTACAGGTGGTCCGCAAAACAATCATTCAACATTTGTCTCTTCAACTGATGTTCAGTCAACAAGCATTCATGAGGCAGTGGAAGCAAATACTTCAATCTCAACTGATTCTGATTCCAACACTACTGGTTTTCAGAACACAGGCCTCCCTGCTCCTGCTCAGGTTGTTGTCGAAAACACTCCAGTGGGATCTGGTAGGCTACTTTGTAATTGGCCCGAATTCTGGCGAGCATTTAGCCTTGATCATAATCGTGCAGATTTGATCTGGAATGAGCGTACCCGGCAAGAGTTGAGGGAGACTTTGCAGGCTGAGGTTCATAAGTTAGATGTTGAGAAGGAGCGTACGGAAGATATTGCTCCAGGAGGTGCTATGGTAGAGATTGCGACTGGTCAAGATAGTGTGCCGCAGATATCTTGGAACTACTCTGAGTTCTCGGTTAGATATCCAAGCTTGTCCAAAGAAGTCTGTGTGGGTCAGTATTATCTACGTTTACTGCTTGAGAGTGGCAGTGTTGGCAGGGCACAAGATTTTCCATTGCGTGATCCCGTTGCGTTCTTTAGAGCACTCTACCATAGGTTCTTATGTGATGCAGACATAGGGCTTACAGTGGATGGTGCTGTTCCTGATGAGATGGGCGCATCTGATGATTGGTGTGACATGGGAAGACTAGATGGTTTTGGAGGTGGAGGAGGATATTCAGTGAGAGAGCTCTGTGCAAGAGCAATGGCAATAGTGTATGAACAGCATTACAAGACAGTAGGTCCCTTTGAGGGCACTGCTCACATCACAGTCCTTTTGGATAGGACAGATGACAGGGCTTTAAGGCACCGCCTTCTATTGCTCTTGAAG GCGTTAATGAAGGTTTTGTCAAATGTGGAGGCGTGTGTTTTGGTGGGAGGATGTGTGTTAGCTGTTGATATGCTGACGGTGGCTCATGAGGCTTCTGAAAGGACAGCTATTCCTTTGCAATCTAATTTGATTGCTGCGACTGCTTTCATGGAACCTCTCAAGGAATGGATGTTTATTGACAAGGAAGGAGCACAGGTTGGACCTGTTGAAAAGGATGCCATTAGGAGATTTTGGTCAAAGAAGGATATTAATTGGACAACGAGATGCTGGGCTTCTGGGATGTTGGACTGGAAGAGATTGCGGGATATTCGTGAACTTCGTTGGGCTTTAGCTGTTCGAGTCCCTGTTCTCACGCCAACTCAG ATTGGTGAAGCAGCATTGTCCATATTACATAGCATGGTGTCTGCACATTCAGATTTAGATGATGCTGGAGAGATAGTTACCCCGACTCCTAGAGTAAAAGGGATCTTGTCAAGTCCACGTTGCCTTCCGCATATTGCTCAG GCTATGCTTTCTGGAGAGCCAAGTATTGTAGAGGGTGCCGCTTCTTTACTTAAGGCTGTTGTAACTAGAAATCCCAAGGCCATGATTCGACTATACAACACAGGGGCATTTTATTTTGCCTTGGCATATCCTGGATCTAATCTCCTTTCAATCGCCCAACTCTTCTCAATGACTCATGTTCACCAAGCATTTCATGGTGGTGAAGAAGCTGCagtttcctcttccttgcctcTGGCGAAACGCAGTGTATTGGGTGGGCTTCTTCCTGCATCGTTGCTGTATGTATTGGAACGTAGTGGTCCAGCTGCATTTGCAGCTGCAATGGTATCTGATTCTGATACTCCAGAGATTATATGGACTCACAAGATGCGAGCGGAAAATCTGATCCGTCAG GTTTTGCAGCATCTTGGTGATTTTCCCCAGAAATTGTCTCAGCACTGCCATTCTTTGTATGAATATGCTCCAATGCCACCAGTGACATACCCTGAGTTAAGAGATGAAATGTGGTGTCACCGTTATTACCTCCGGAACTTATGTGACGAGATTCGTTTTCCAAATTGGCCCATTGTTGAACATGTTGAGTTCCTACAATCATTATTGGTAATGTGGCGTGAGGAGTTGACAAGACGGCCAATGGATCTTTCTGAAGAAGAAGCTTGCAAAATATTAGAGATTTCCTTGGAAGATGTATCAAATGATGATGCCGACCCGACGCATACTGTTGAGATGGGTGAGGAGATATCTAGCATATCCAAGCagattgagaacattgatgaagaAAAGCTTAAACGACAATATAGGAAACTTGCCATGAGATACCATCCAGACAAAAATCCTGAAGGAAGGGAGAAGTTTCTTGCTGTACAGAAAGCTTATGAGCGCCTGCAG GCCACTATGCAAGGCTTGCAAGGCCCTAAGCCTTGGCGACTGTTGCTTTTATTGAAAGGACAGTGTATCTTGTACAGACGCTATGGAGTCATTCTGGAGCCGTTTAAATATGCTGGTTATCCAATGTTGCTCAATGCAGTTACTGTGGACAAGGATGATAACAATTTTCTTTCCTCAGATAGGGCAcctctccttgttgcggcatcaGAGCTTATTTGGCTGAC GTGTGCATCTTCTGCATTGAATGGAGAAGAGCTTGTGAGGGATGGTGGCATACAACTTCTTGCGAATCTTCTTTCCCGTTGCATGTGTGTAGTTCAGCCAAGCACTGCTGCAAGTGAACCATCTGCCATAATTGTTACAAATGTGATGCGAACGTTTTGTGTTTTGAGTAAATTTGAGAGTGCCTGGGCTGAGATCCTTGAATATTCTGGACTAGTTGATGACATTGTGCATTGCACTGAACTTGAGCTTGTACCTTCTGCTGTCGATGCTGCTCTCCAGACTATTGCACATGTTTCTGTGTCCACTGAATTGCAGGATGCCTTGCTGAAGGCTGGTGTCTTATG GTACCTTTTGCCCGTGCTTCTTCAGTATGACTCCACTGCAGAGGAATCTGATGCAACAGAATCACACGGAGTTGGTGCTAGTGTACAAATTGCCAAAAATATGCATGCTGTACGTGCTTCGCAGGCACTATCTAGGCTTAGTGGTTTGTGTAGTGATGGGAGTTCAACACCTTATAATCAGACTGCGGCTGATGCCCTCAGAGCTTTGTTGACACCTAAGCTTGCCAGTATGTTAAAAGATCAAGCACCAAAAGACCTACTATCTAAACTAAACAATAACTTGGAGTCTCCAGAG ATTATCTGGAACTCCTCAACCCGAGCAGAACTACTGAAATTTGTGGATCAGCAACGTGCTAGTCAGGGTCCTGATGGTTCATATGATATGAAAGATTCACATCTGTTTGGGTATAAGGCACTATCAAAAGAACTCTATGTTGGCAATGTTTACTTGAGGGTCTATAACGATCAACCAGATTTTGAGATCAGTGAACCAGAGGCTTTCTGTGTTGCATTAGTTGATTTTATAGCATATCTTGTGCATAATCAATGTGCTACCGATTCTGAAATTAAGGATGTACCAAATCAGAATGGCTCATCCCTCGAGACTTCTGAGGATTCTAATGATACGACTATTGGATCAACTGGCGAACAGAAGACTCCGGCTGAAGATTCTGCACTATCTAATGGACAAGTAGTAGATAAGGAAGAATCTGAGGGGGTTAAGAACCTTAAATTTGCACTGAATTCACTTAAG AATTTACTGACAAGCAGGCCAAATTTGGCGTCAATTTTTTCTACAAAAGATAAGCTATTGCCTCTTTTTGAATGCTTTTCTGTGCCTGTTGCATCAGAAAGCAACATTCCTCAACGTTGCCTGAGCGTGTTATCACTCTTGACTACATATGCTCCCTGCTTGGAGGCTATGGTTGCAGATGGATCTAGCCTTCTTCTTTTATTACAGATGCTTCACTCAGCCCCAGCTTGTCGTGAAGGGGTTCTTCATGTTCTTTATGCTCTGGCCAGCACACCTGAACTTGCTTGGGCAGCTGCCAAGCATGGGGGAGTTGTCTACATCCTTGAACTTCTGTTGCCTTTGCAGG AAGAAATTTCCTTACAACAAAGAGCAGCAGCAGCGTCTTTGTTGGGGAAGCTTGTTGGCCAGCCAATGCATGGGCCTAGAGTTGCTATAACGTTAGCAAGGTTCCTTCCAGATGGCTTGATTTCAGTTATTAGGGATGGGCCTGGCGAGGCCGTTGTAGTTGCCCTTGAACAGACTACTGAGACCCCAGAACTCGTATGGACACCAGCAATGGCTACTTCATTGTCTGCACAGATTGCAACCATGGCATCAGATCTGTACCGCGAACAGATGAAAGGTCGCGTGGTTGATTGGGATGTACCTGAGCAGGCATCTGGGCAGCAAGAAATGAGAGATGAGCCACAG GTTGGCGGAATCTATGTTAGGTTATTCCTAAAAGATCCCAAGTTTCCTCTTAGAAATCCCAAGAGATTCTTGGAAGGACTGCTAGATCAGTATTTGACATCTATTGCTGCCACACATTACGATACACAAGCTGTTGACCCTGAACTTCCTTTGCTTCTGTCTGCTGCGTTGGTTTCTTTATTACGAGTGCACCCTGCACTTGCAGATCATGTTGGATATCTTGGATATGTGCCCAAGCTCGTGGCTGCTGTGGCTTATGAAGGAAGACGAGAAACAATGGCATCAGAGGAGGTAAACAATGGCAATTATGTGGACAAAACAGATGAATCTGATGATGGATCCACACAGCCCACTCAAACTCCCCAAGAACGCGTGCGCCTCAGTTGTTTACGCGTTCTACATCAACTGGCAGCTAGCACCATATGTGCTGAAGCTATGGCAGCAACTAGTGTAGGAACTCCTCAG GTTGTTCCTCTTCTAATGAAGGCAATTGGATGGCAAGGTGGAAGCATACTGGCTCTTGAGACACTAAAGCGTGTTGTTGTTGCTGGAAACCGAGCTAGGGATGCACTTGTTGCACAAGGACTTAA GGTTGGTCTTGTTGATGTACTTCTTGGCCTTCTTGATTGGAGAGCTGGAGGAAGGAATGGCCTGTGCTCTCAGATGAAATGGAATGAATCCGAAGCATCTATTGGCAGGGTGCTGGCAATTGAG GTTCTGCATGCGTTTGCAACGGAGGGAGCCCATTGTACAAAAGTGCGTGACTTGTTAAATTCCTCAGAT GTTTGGAGTGCCTATAAGGATCAGAAACATGATCTTTTCCTCCCTTCAAGTGCTCAATCCGCTGCTGCCGGAGTTGCTGGACTAATTGAGAGTTCATCATCGAGACTCGCTTATGCCCTTCCAGCTCCCCCACCACAACCCGCTCCATCGCGACCTCCTGCTTCAACTTCATCCGACTTAAATGGAAAACTTGACCACCTTTCGTAG